One genomic region from Muriicola soli encodes:
- the atpE gene encoding ATP synthase F0 subunit C gives MEIPVMVGAGLVVIGVGIGIGRIGGSAMEAIARQPEAYGKIQTAMLIVAALIEGIGFAALFAV, from the coding sequence ATGGAAATTCCAGTAATGGTAGGTGCAGGTTTGGTAGTAATTGGCGTTGGTATTGGCATCGGGAGAATCGGTGGTTCTGCTATGGAAGCTATTGCCCGTCAGCCAGAGGCCTACGGAAAGATTCAAACAGCGATGCTTATTGTAGCGGCGCTTATTGAAGGTATTGGTTTTGCGGCCCTTTTTGCCGTTTAA
- a CDS encoding bactofilin family protein codes for MFSDNKKPKAMTELGGQPNRIEKHTKIKGDIVSEADFRIDGKLNGNLKTSGKVVIGKDGYIHGKVECLNADIEGNFNGELLVSELLTLKSSAFIEGNVAVSKLAVEPGATFNASCTMKGKGAVSTSAGNQSASTDSSSSSSAYKSTAVQNKNEPAKAS; via the coding sequence ATGTTTTCAGATAACAAAAAACCCAAAGCTATGACTGAATTAGGAGGACAACCCAACAGAATTGAAAAGCACACTAAAATTAAGGGCGATATCGTTTCCGAAGCTGATTTCAGAATCGATGGTAAGCTAAATGGAAACCTCAAGACCTCCGGTAAAGTTGTCATTGGCAAGGATGGCTATATCCACGGTAAAGTGGAATGCCTAAATGCTGATATAGAAGGCAATTTTAATGGTGAATTACTGGTTTCTGAACTTCTCACATTAAAATCATCTGCCTTTATAGAGGGAAATGTGGCAGTTTCAAAATTAGCAGTAGAACCCGGGGCAACCTTTAATGCCTCATGTACCATGAAAGGAAAAGGCGCAGTAAGCACTTCCGCAGGAAATCAGTCGGCCAGCACAGACTCCTCCTCCTCCTCCTCAGCTTACAAATCGACTGCGGTCCAAAACAAAAATGAACCAGCAAAAGCCTCCTAA
- a CDS encoding DUF6168 family protein has protein sequence MKSQKLLISFLLVLTSTLALALWLHLQFQQYFSIEKWSDMLLLSYLLNLILAAVIFLILFSLRKKFKNQIGFLYMGGSLLKFLVFFVVFYPEYRSDDLLTKSEFAAFFIPYLLCLILETVYTAKILQKET, from the coding sequence ATGAAATCGCAGAAGCTGTTAATTTCTTTTCTTTTAGTTCTTACTTCCACACTTGCACTTGCTCTATGGCTGCATTTGCAATTTCAACAGTACTTTTCTATCGAAAAATGGTCAGATATGTTGCTGCTGTCCTATCTGTTGAATCTTATTCTGGCGGCTGTTATCTTTCTGATATTGTTCAGCTTAAGAAAGAAGTTTAAGAATCAGATCGGGTTTTTATACATGGGGGGAAGCCTGTTGAAATTCCTTGTCTTCTTTGTCGTTTTTTATCCCGAATATCGATCCGATGATTTGCTGACTAAATCTGAATTTGCAGCATTCTTTATTCCCTACTTATTGTGTTTGATATTGGAAACGGTTTACACCGCCAAAATCCTTCAAAAAGAAACCTAA
- a CDS encoding AtpZ/AtpI family protein yields the protein MNQQKPPKGKSPLKNIAILSGIGIEMGMIIYLAAQGGIWLDEHYQTEKRVFTAIATIFGVAIAIYVVLLQLKRIKY from the coding sequence ATGAACCAGCAAAAGCCTCCTAAGGGAAAGAGTCCGCTTAAAAATATCGCTATTCTATCCGGAATCGGAATAGAAATGGGGATGATTATCTATTTGGCAGCTCAGGGTGGAATCTGGCTTGATGAACACTATCAAACAGAAAAAAGAGTTTTTACAGCTATCGCAACAATTTTTGGGGTGGCAATTGCCATCTATGTTGTACTCCTGCAATTGAAAAGAATTAAGTATTGA
- a CDS encoding tetratricopeptide repeat protein, which yields MKLRNRIHILWLSAILLVSSCSTKKDAFVNRNWHALNTKYNVLYNGNLAFEEGREQLNESYRDNYWEVLPVERLEVKDEIKLDSEDNNPNFERAEDKATKAIQKHSMEIGNQERNPQTDEAFLLLGKARYFDQRYVPAIEAFNYVLQKYTESNKLNEATIWREKTNIRLENEELAIKNLKRLLKFERLKDQEYADARAMMAQAYINLNAPDTAIQQLKIASAYTGKKAEEGRYYFIIGQLYNQLGFRDSANIAFDKIIDLGRSTPRVYWVNAHLQKIRNIEVDENNKEELLEYLTWLEINRENRPFLDKIFREIAVYHNTLEQDSLSLAYYKKSLAAANNTPQLLALNYEDLAEYHFDKNKYKIAGAYYDSVLPNLPENSKKYRAIRKKLDNLEDVITYENTVQYADSVISIYKMPLAEREAYFQAYIDQLKAKAEAEIAKEEEKLSVGFAAFENSKGGKENKGKFYFYNITSLGYGKTEFKRRWGNRTIEDNWRWSSKASTRALDADETDMTALNEASEELTEDQKYSLEYYLEKVPKSETVIDSLSRERNFANYQLGLIYKEKFKENLLAAGKLENVLKSEPEERLILPSKYNLFKIYEQVGSPLAIDMKENIIKNHSSSRYAEILLNPRAVLEASEDGPEAQYSRLYSLFEEQEFLRVITGAEETINRFTGDPIVPKLEMLKATAIGRLQGFKEFKEALNYVALNYPNQPEGKKAQQMVAEQLPKLEPNGFSSENVEPKGNWKVVFPFKRSNDEAAVRLLKRLRLTIDDLRYSNIVSKDIYNLEDEFVVVHGFKSRDFALGFTELLKNNKDYRIRNENFVILSDNYKTIQVHKNLKDYRRLNLTPKP from the coding sequence TTGAAGCTTCGAAATAGAATTCATATCCTCTGGCTTTCCGCTATCCTTCTGGTGAGCTCCTGCTCAACCAAAAAAGACGCTTTTGTCAACCGCAACTGGCATGCTCTGAACACCAAATACAATGTACTGTACAATGGCAATCTTGCCTTTGAAGAAGGGCGGGAGCAATTAAATGAATCTTATCGGGACAATTACTGGGAAGTTTTACCGGTGGAACGCCTTGAGGTTAAAGATGAAATAAAACTCGATTCGGAAGATAACAATCCAAATTTTGAAAGAGCCGAGGACAAAGCCACCAAGGCGATACAAAAGCACAGTATGGAGATCGGGAATCAGGAACGCAATCCTCAGACCGATGAGGCTTTCCTGCTTTTAGGGAAGGCACGCTACTTTGATCAGCGATATGTCCCTGCCATTGAAGCATTTAATTACGTATTGCAAAAATACACCGAGAGCAATAAGTTAAATGAGGCTACTATCTGGCGTGAAAAGACCAATATTCGCCTCGAAAATGAGGAACTCGCGATTAAAAACCTGAAGAGGCTGCTCAAATTTGAACGCCTCAAAGATCAGGAATACGCAGATGCCCGAGCCATGATGGCCCAGGCGTATATAAACTTAAACGCTCCCGATACAGCCATACAGCAACTTAAAATCGCTTCGGCCTACACCGGAAAGAAAGCAGAAGAAGGGCGGTATTATTTTATCATAGGGCAGTTGTATAATCAGCTCGGATTCAGGGACAGTGCAAACATTGCATTCGATAAAATTATTGATCTGGGACGCAGTACACCTCGAGTGTACTGGGTAAATGCGCATTTACAGAAAATAAGGAATATCGAAGTAGATGAAAATAATAAAGAAGAACTGCTCGAATACCTCACCTGGCTTGAGATAAACAGGGAAAACCGGCCATTTCTGGATAAGATCTTTAGAGAAATAGCAGTATATCACAATACCCTGGAGCAGGATAGCCTTTCTTTGGCTTATTACAAAAAATCCCTCGCGGCTGCCAACAATACTCCTCAATTACTGGCCCTTAACTACGAAGATCTCGCGGAGTATCACTTTGATAAAAACAAATACAAGATCGCAGGGGCTTACTATGACAGTGTCCTTCCTAATTTACCTGAGAACAGCAAAAAATACAGGGCTATTCGAAAGAAGCTGGATAATCTGGAAGATGTGATCACCTACGAAAATACGGTTCAATACGCTGATAGTGTGATCTCCATTTACAAGATGCCACTAGCCGAAAGGGAGGCTTATTTTCAGGCCTATATCGATCAGCTAAAAGCTAAGGCTGAAGCAGAAATTGCCAAGGAAGAGGAAAAGCTCAGTGTCGGATTTGCCGCCTTTGAAAATTCAAAAGGAGGAAAGGAGAATAAGGGGAAATTCTATTTCTACAATATCACCAGTCTGGGATATGGTAAAACTGAATTTAAAAGAAGATGGGGAAACAGGACTATAGAAGATAACTGGCGGTGGAGCAGTAAGGCAAGTACACGAGCCCTCGACGCAGATGAAACCGACATGACCGCCTTAAACGAGGCCTCAGAAGAACTAACCGAAGATCAAAAGTATTCCCTTGAGTATTACCTGGAAAAAGTTCCTAAAAGCGAGACGGTGATCGACAGTTTGTCCAGGGAACGCAATTTTGCAAATTACCAGTTAGGGCTTATATATAAGGAAAAGTTTAAAGAAAACCTTCTGGCAGCCGGAAAACTCGAAAATGTATTAAAATCAGAGCCCGAAGAACGACTGATATTACCTTCAAAATACAACTTGTTTAAAATTTACGAGCAAGTTGGCAGTCCCCTGGCGATAGATATGAAGGAGAACATCATTAAGAATCATTCCAGTTCGCGATATGCCGAAATCCTTCTTAACCCAAGAGCAGTTTTAGAAGCCTCAGAAGATGGTCCTGAAGCTCAGTATTCAAGGCTTTATTCCCTTTTTGAAGAACAGGAATTCCTCAGAGTGATCACAGGGGCGGAAGAAACGATTAACCGATTTACCGGCGATCCCATTGTACCAAAATTGGAAATGCTGAAAGCTACAGCAATAGGAAGATTGCAGGGCTTTAAAGAATTTAAGGAAGCCCTCAACTACGTAGCGCTGAATTATCCCAATCAGCCTGAAGGGAAGAAAGCACAGCAGATGGTAGCGGAACAATTGCCTAAATTGGAACCTAACGGTTTTTCTTCGGAAAATGTTGAGCCGAAGGGGAACTGGAAAGTGGTCTTTCCTTTTAAAAGAAGCAATGATGAGGCTGCGGTAAGACTGTTGAAACGCCTACGGTTAACCATAGACGATTTGAGGTATTCCAACATTGTATCTAAAGACATTTATAATCTTGAAGATGAATTCGTTGTGGTTCATGGATTCAAGTCGAGAGATTTTGCTTTGGGATTTACTGAGCTACTAAAAAACAACAAAGATTACCGAATCCGTAATGAGAATTTTGTAATTTTATCTGATAACTATAAGACGATACAAGTTCACAAGAATTTAAAAGATTACCGAAGACTCAATTTAACCCCAAAACCCTAG
- the atpB gene encoding F0F1 ATP synthase subunit A: MRRLFTVKLLLFSIFFLGHNAIASAKEEASDGSKKDIKTEIKEYIDHHLKDSHDFSIFSYTKDNGEHVYVGIPLPVILWDNGLKVFSSTAFHHGETIAEAGGDYYALEHGKIYKTDAEGNLSHDEEGHITNPKPIDFSITKNVMMMVITGLLMLWLFSSLARSYAKNNGVPTGAGRFFEPIVIYIRDDIARPTIGEKRYKKYMPFLLTIFFFIWFLNMFGLTPLGINVTGNIAITFGLALLTFLITNFTGTKDYWKHLVDPLGDAMPWYGKIPIYIILVPIELLGLIIKPFALLIRLYANMQAGHIVLMSLIGLMFIFKSWIGSPLSFLLAFAITLIEVLVALLQAYIFTMLSSLYFGFASEEHDHHEEETELAHL, from the coding sequence ATGAGAAGACTTTTTACTGTAAAACTTTTATTATTTAGTATTTTTTTCCTTGGTCATAATGCAATTGCTTCAGCAAAAGAAGAAGCTTCTGACGGATCAAAAAAAGATATTAAAACCGAGATTAAGGAATACATAGATCATCACCTTAAAGATTCACACGATTTTTCCATTTTTTCCTATACCAAAGATAACGGAGAGCATGTTTACGTTGGGATACCGTTACCTGTAATTCTATGGGATAACGGGTTAAAGGTCTTTTCATCCACAGCATTCCATCACGGAGAGACTATCGCTGAGGCAGGAGGGGATTACTACGCTCTTGAACACGGGAAAATATATAAGACTGATGCTGAAGGAAATCTTTCTCATGATGAGGAAGGACACATTACAAACCCGAAACCTATCGATTTTTCCATCACCAAGAATGTGATGATGATGGTAATAACAGGTTTGCTAATGCTTTGGCTATTTTCCAGTTTAGCACGGTCATACGCGAAAAACAACGGAGTACCTACCGGAGCAGGCAGGTTTTTTGAGCCGATTGTGATTTATATCAGGGATGATATTGCAAGACCCACTATAGGAGAGAAGAGGTATAAAAAATATATGCCTTTTCTATTGACCATTTTCTTCTTTATTTGGTTTTTGAACATGTTTGGGCTTACCCCTCTTGGGATAAATGTAACAGGTAATATCGCCATCACTTTTGGGTTAGCCTTATTGACTTTCCTGATTACTAATTTTACCGGAACAAAAGACTATTGGAAGCATTTAGTGGATCCCTTGGGAGATGCCATGCCGTGGTATGGAAAAATTCCGATTTATATCATATTAGTGCCCATCGAATTGTTGGGTCTTATTATAAAACCCTTTGCACTCTTGATTCGTTTGTATGCAAACATGCAAGCCGGACACATAGTTTTGATGAGTTTGATCGGGTTGATGTTCATATTTAAAAGTTGGATTGGTAGTCCACTGTCATTTTTATTGGCATTTGCGATTACCTTGATTGAAGTGCTGGTAGCCCTTTTACAGGCTTATATCTTTACGATGTTATCGTCTCTTTATTTTGGCTTCGCCTCGGAGGAGCACGATCATCACGAAGAAGAAACAGAATTGGCACATTTATAA